One Antarctobacter heliothermus DNA segment encodes these proteins:
- a CDS encoding saccharopine dehydrogenase has product MTHLWIRAESRPNEERTGITPDGVAALVKHGLRVTVEDCPKRILRPQPFADAGAEIAPKGSWPDAPRDAIILGLKELPEADTPLIHRHIMFGHAYKGQSAGARLLKRFAAGGGSLYDLEYLVDDNGRRVAAFGYWAGYAGAAVSLLAWAAQGDGKLCPPVATWDDADELKDALRAALDTVPRATVIVIGAKGRVGTGARDLCTELDLPVTAWDMEETARGAPFPEILDHGIFLNCILATEGGPVFVPPEACLAERALRVIGDIACDPDSPFNPIPLYHEATSWTAPVTRVSDAPPLDIMAIDNLPSLLPRESSHDFAQQLLPHLMTLDDLKAGVWGRAHETYLKHKPKDAT; this is encoded by the coding sequence ATGACCCATCTGTGGATCCGGGCGGAAAGCCGCCCCAATGAGGAACGCACCGGCATCACGCCAGACGGCGTGGCCGCCCTTGTCAAACACGGCCTTCGCGTCACGGTCGAGGATTGCCCCAAACGCATCCTGCGCCCGCAACCCTTTGCCGACGCCGGGGCCGAAATCGCGCCCAAAGGCTCATGGCCCGACGCGCCGCGTGACGCGATCATCCTTGGCCTCAAGGAACTGCCAGAGGCGGACACGCCCCTGATCCACCGCCACATCATGTTCGGCCACGCCTACAAGGGGCAGTCCGCAGGCGCACGGCTGCTGAAACGCTTCGCCGCGGGCGGCGGGTCACTCTATGATCTGGAATACCTTGTGGATGACAACGGCCGCCGAGTCGCGGCCTTCGGCTATTGGGCAGGCTACGCCGGGGCGGCCGTGTCGCTGCTGGCATGGGCCGCGCAGGGCGACGGCAAGCTCTGCCCGCCGGTCGCCACATGGGACGACGCGGATGAACTCAAGGACGCGCTACGCGCCGCGCTGGACACCGTGCCCCGCGCCACTGTCATCGTGATCGGCGCCAAGGGCCGCGTCGGCACCGGCGCTCGCGATCTGTGCACCGAACTGGACCTGCCGGTCACCGCATGGGACATGGAGGAAACCGCACGCGGCGCGCCTTTTCCGGAAATCCTCGACCACGGCATCTTTCTTAACTGCATCCTCGCCACCGAAGGCGGCCCCGTCTTTGTCCCGCCAGAGGCCTGTTTGGCAGAGCGCGCCCTGCGCGTGATCGGCGACATCGCCTGCGACCCGGACAGCCCGTTCAATCCAATCCCGCTGTACCACGAGGCGACAAGCTGGACCGCGCCGGTGACCCGCGTGAGTGACGCGCCGCCGCTGGACATCATGGCCATCGACAACCTGCCCTCGCTGCTGCCGCGCGAATCCTCTCATGACTTCGCGCAACAACTGCTGCCCCACCTCATGACACTGGACGACCTAAAGGCCGGCGTCTGGGGGCGGGCGCATGAGACCTATCTGAAACACAAACCAAAGGACGCGACATGA
- the rsmD gene encoding 16S rRNA (guanine(966)-N(2))-methyltransferase RsmD: MRIIAGEWRGRRLAAVGKGDAGAHLRPTTDRVREALFNVLAGGRFGDPFDGAQGLDLFAGTGALGLEALSRGAAHMTFVDDGRAAGKLIRDNIRTLGCGDRTKLIAHTATRLPAADTPCDLIFLDPPYGKGLGGQALTSARASGWIAPEALVVWEEQSPQEAPAGFDLLETRRYGDTHVTLLRAQV, encoded by the coding sequence GTGAGGATCATCGCAGGAGAGTGGCGCGGACGGCGCTTGGCCGCCGTTGGCAAGGGCGACGCGGGCGCCCATCTGCGCCCGACCACGGACCGCGTGCGCGAGGCGCTGTTCAACGTGCTGGCGGGCGGACGCTTTGGCGACCCATTTGACGGCGCGCAGGGTCTGGACCTATTCGCAGGCACCGGCGCGTTGGGGCTAGAGGCGCTGTCGCGCGGCGCGGCGCATATGACCTTTGTCGATGACGGGCGCGCGGCAGGCAAATTGATCCGCGACAACATCCGCACGCTTGGCTGTGGAGATCGGACAAAACTGATCGCCCATACCGCCACCCGCCTGCCCGCCGCGGACACGCCCTGCGATCTGATCTTTCTCGACCCGCCCTATGGCAAGGGTCTGGGTGGACAAGCCCTGACCTCGGCCCGGGCCTCGGGCTGGATCGCGCCAGAGGCACTGGTGGTCTGGGAAGAACAAAGCCCGCAAGAGGCACCTGCGGGCTTTGATTTGCTGGAAACGCGCCGCTACGGCGACACCCATGTCACCCTGTTACGCGCACAAGTGTGA
- a CDS encoding NAD(P)/FAD-dependent oxidoreductase: protein MSDVVVIGAGQAAASLVARLRSKGHEGKITLIGEEPSVPYQRPPLSKAYLLGEMDLERLYLRPKTYYPENAIDLKLSNNATAIDRGSKQVVAGGEAIPYDHCVLCTGSVPRRLPGAIGGELAGVHVVRTLQDVDAMAPACTAGKRVLIVGGGYIGLEAAAVCAKLGLTVTLVEAADRILQRVAAPETSAWFRELHKSHGVDLREGTGLKRLIGETHVTGAELADGSALDVDMVIVGVGITPATALAEGCGLEIDNGIAVNARGLTSDPAIWAAGDCASFPQHAARMRLESVGNAIDMGELVADNIMGTDRDYTATPWFWSDQYDVKLQIAGLNAGYDQIVVREDGTARSHWYYSGDRLLAVDAMNDSRSYMVGKRLIEAGKSPAPKAVADPNTDLKALLKA from the coding sequence ATGAGCGACGTTGTTGTGATCGGCGCGGGACAGGCGGCGGCCTCTCTGGTGGCGCGGCTGCGGTCCAAGGGGCACGAGGGCAAGATCACCCTGATCGGCGAAGAACCCTCCGTTCCCTATCAGCGCCCGCCCTTGTCCAAAGCCTATCTTCTGGGGGAGATGGATCTGGAACGCCTCTACCTGCGGCCAAAGACGTATTACCCCGAAAACGCGATTGACCTGAAACTCTCGAACAACGCCACCGCCATCGACAGGGGGTCCAAACAGGTCGTCGCCGGGGGCGAGGCGATCCCCTATGACCACTGCGTGCTCTGCACTGGGTCGGTGCCGCGCCGCCTGCCCGGCGCCATCGGCGGTGAATTGGCAGGCGTGCATGTGGTGCGGACCCTGCAAGACGTCGACGCGATGGCCCCCGCCTGCACTGCGGGCAAGCGTGTCTTGATCGTCGGCGGCGGCTATATCGGGCTAGAGGCGGCGGCGGTCTGCGCCAAGCTGGGCCTGACCGTGACACTGGTCGAGGCGGCCGACCGCATCCTGCAACGGGTTGCCGCGCCTGAAACCTCGGCCTGGTTCCGCGAATTGCACAAGTCGCACGGCGTCGACCTGCGCGAAGGCACCGGGTTGAAACGCCTGATCGGCGAAACCCACGTCACCGGCGCGGAACTGGCGGATGGCTCCGCGCTCGATGTTGACATGGTGATTGTCGGCGTCGGCATCACCCCCGCCACCGCCCTGGCCGAAGGCTGCGGGCTCGAGATCGACAATGGCATCGCCGTCAACGCGCGTGGTTTGACCAGCGACCCGGCGATCTGGGCGGCAGGCGACTGCGCCAGCTTTCCGCAACACGCCGCCCGGATGCGACTGGAATCGGTGGGCAACGCCATCGACATGGGTGAACTGGTGGCCGACAACATCATGGGGACGGACCGCGACTACACCGCCACCCCTTGGTTCTGGTCGGATCAATACGATGTGAAACTGCAAATCGCCGGCCTGAATGCAGGCTATGACCAAATCGTCGTGCGTGAGGACGGCACCGCCCGCTCGCATTGGTACTACTCCGGCGACCGCCTGCTGGCGGTGGATGCGATGAACGACAGCCGGTCTTACATGGTCGGCAAGCGCCTGATCGAGGCGGGCAAAAGCCCCGCGCCAAAGGCGGTGGCCGACCCGAACACCGACCTCAAAGCCTTGCTCAAAGCGTGA
- a CDS encoding HPP family protein, whose translation MLILKSLGPAVARVSTTEAIRAGLGALIGLGLIGLFVLSPAVDLELGLYLVAPFGASSVLLFAVPNSPLAQPWSAIVGNTVAALVAVAVCLLVTDPVLRIPLAVGLAVTATILCRAVHPPAGAVAMTAAMSPEAIAHLGFWFALAPVAIGTTALVLLATIYARLTGRHYPFRQFEDPSKFGTEDRNPTERLGLSEDQLTEILDRYSQSFNLGVEDLARLIGAAELQAAAQSSGPLTAQDIMSHSLVTVTPDTALGQIADLFRQHRFTSLPVVGPDATFLGVIFQMHLITRARADALRLDRGFGAALRRLLDRDRDRPVKAGDIMSVASPRATTNTPIGALLPMMADGDTDAVPVIEYGKIVGIVTRTDLIAALARSAARTANA comes from the coding sequence TTGCTCATTCTGAAATCACTCGGCCCCGCTGTTGCCCGCGTTTCAACGACTGAGGCGATCCGCGCTGGGCTGGGCGCTCTGATCGGTCTGGGGCTGATCGGCCTGTTCGTGCTGTCGCCCGCTGTCGATCTGGAACTGGGCCTGTACCTTGTCGCCCCGTTTGGGGCCTCGTCCGTGTTGCTGTTTGCCGTGCCGAACAGCCCGCTGGCACAGCCGTGGTCAGCGATTGTCGGCAACACCGTTGCCGCGCTGGTGGCGGTGGCCGTATGCCTGTTGGTAACCGACCCCGTCCTGCGAATTCCGCTTGCGGTTGGCCTAGCCGTCACCGCAACCATCCTATGCCGCGCCGTTCATCCCCCCGCCGGGGCCGTCGCCATGACCGCCGCCATGTCCCCCGAGGCCATCGCGCATCTGGGGTTTTGGTTCGCCCTTGCACCCGTTGCCATCGGGACCACGGCCCTTGTGCTGCTGGCAACAATCTATGCGCGGTTGACCGGGCGGCATTACCCGTTTCGCCAGTTCGAAGATCCCAGCAAATTCGGAACCGAAGACCGCAACCCGACAGAACGGCTGGGCCTTTCCGAAGACCAACTGACAGAGATCCTTGACCGCTACAGCCAGTCTTTCAACCTCGGGGTAGAGGATCTGGCCCGCCTTATTGGCGCGGCAGAGCTTCAGGCCGCCGCGCAGTCCTCTGGCCCGCTGACAGCGCAGGATATCATGTCCCATAGTCTTGTCACCGTCACGCCCGACACCGCATTGGGGCAGATCGCAGACCTGTTCCGCCAGCACCGGTTCACCTCGTTGCCTGTCGTTGGTCCCGATGCGACCTTCCTTGGCGTCATCTTTCAGATGCACCTGATCACTCGGGCAAGGGCCGACGCCCTGCGCCTTGATCGCGGATTCGGCGCGGCCCTACGTCGTCTTCTGGATCGGGACCGCGACAGACCAGTCAAGGCAGGCGACATCATGAGCGTGGCCAGCCCACGCGCCACAACCAACACCCCAATCGGGGCCCTGCTGCCGATGATGGCCGACGGCGATACCGACGCCGTTCCCGTGATTGAATATGGGAAAATCGTCGGCATCGTCACACGGACGGACCTGATCGCCGCACTGGCGCGCAGTGCGGCGCGAACCGCAAACGCCTGA
- a CDS encoding 4a-hydroxytetrahydrobiopterin dehydratase, whose translation MTEKLSDTARKTVLAPLLDNGWSMVEGRDAIVKTFTFEDFTQAFAWMTRAALWAEKWDHHPEWFNVYKTVKVTLSTHDVGGLSTLDAKLARKMDSL comes from the coding sequence ATGACCGAGAAACTGTCAGACACCGCCCGCAAGACGGTGCTCGCCCCGCTGCTGGACAATGGCTGGTCCATGGTCGAGGGCCGCGATGCCATCGTCAAAACTTTTACGTTTGAGGATTTCACCCAAGCCTTCGCATGGATGACCCGCGCAGCGCTCTGGGCCGAAAAATGGGACCACCATCCCGAATGGTTCAACGTCTACAAGACCGTAAAGGTCACTCTCAGCACCCATGACGTCGGCGGCCTTTCGACCCTGGACGCCAAATTGGCCCGCAAGATGGATAGCCTCTGA
- a CDS encoding histidine phosphatase family protein: MSFITLVRHGQANSSARDEQSYDRLSDLGWQQARWLGGYFEQTGEKFARAYCGTLRRHVETLEGIAPDSLADPVQDARLNELAYFDMAQLMQAQHGIAIPDDREKFIQHMPQLLTLWRDGALDGAPESWTSFETRVTDALTEIAAGDGRAIVVTSGGLIGMAMRVILELELKAMAHICLAIENSSLHRIQPLSTGLAMTQFNALPHLDTAERQHARSHL; the protein is encoded by the coding sequence ATGTCATTCATCACCCTCGTTCGCCACGGACAGGCCAATTCCAGCGCCCGCGACGAACAAAGCTATGACCGGCTCAGCGATCTGGGCTGGCAGCAGGCGCGCTGGCTGGGTGGATACTTTGAGCAGACGGGTGAGAAATTCGCCCGCGCCTACTGCGGCACCCTGCGCAGGCATGTCGAGACGCTAGAGGGCATCGCCCCGGACAGCCTTGCCGATCCGGTACAGGACGCGCGGCTGAACGAACTGGCCTATTTCGACATGGCCCAGTTGATGCAGGCCCAGCACGGCATCGCCATCCCCGACGACCGTGAGAAATTTATCCAGCACATGCCGCAACTGCTGACCCTGTGGCGCGACGGGGCGCTGGACGGCGCGCCCGAAAGCTGGACCAGCTTTGAGACCCGCGTCACCGACGCCCTGACAGAAATCGCCGCCGGCGACGGGCGCGCGATCGTCGTCACCTCTGGTGGGCTGATCGGCATGGCGATGCGCGTGATTCTAGAGCTGGAGCTGAAGGCCATGGCGCATATCTGCCTTGCCATCGAAAACAGCTCGCTCCACCGGATTCAGCCACTGTCCACCGGGCTGGCAATGACCCAATTCAACGCCCTGCCCCATCTGGATACAGCCGAACGGCAACACGCCCGCAGCCACCTGTAG
- a CDS encoding MBL fold metallo-hydrolase has product MSVFRPSRRDILSLAATAPALALPATKAHAQTLGAPASGNPAHFRFQLGDVTLTVVSDGRLEVPANGLGINADPAEVTAFLESYFLSTQTNYSHTNHLVIETTDATVLVDVGSGNRFLPTAGRLMDNLASAGIDAGDITHVVITHAHPDHIWGIRDDFDEALFPDAAYYIGGTERDYWLQDGLVNTVPTDMQQFVVGAVNSLNVEGADWTTMADGTEIVPGVRVIDTPGHTLGHMSVVIESGGKQLIALGDSMNHAWMSTARPEWVSNFDMDADLTVSTRKRLLDMAATDRMAVLGYHFPFPGVGHIARDGDAYRFVPALWQW; this is encoded by the coding sequence ATGTCCGTCTTTCGCCCCTCGCGCCGCGACATCCTGAGCCTTGCGGCCACCGCGCCAGCGCTCGCCCTGCCCGCGACCAAGGCCCACGCCCAGACGCTGGGCGCCCCCGCCTCCGGCAACCCTGCCCATTTCCGGTTCCAACTGGGCGATGTGACCCTGACCGTCGTGTCAGATGGCCGACTTGAGGTGCCCGCCAACGGGCTGGGCATCAACGCCGACCCGGCAGAGGTCACAGCCTTTCTGGAAAGCTACTTCCTGTCGACACAGACGAACTATTCGCACACCAACCACCTTGTGATCGAAACCACGGATGCGACGGTTCTGGTCGATGTCGGCTCTGGCAACCGATTCCTGCCCACGGCGGGCCGCCTGATGGACAACCTTGCCAGTGCGGGGATCGACGCGGGCGACATCACGCACGTTGTCATCACCCACGCCCACCCCGATCACATCTGGGGCATCCGCGATGATTTCGACGAGGCGCTGTTCCCCGACGCCGCCTATTACATCGGCGGCACCGAACGCGACTATTGGCTGCAAGACGGGCTGGTCAACACGGTGCCAACTGACATGCAGCAATTCGTCGTCGGTGCCGTGAACTCGCTGAACGTCGAGGGCGCCGATTGGACCACCATGGCCGACGGGACAGAGATCGTACCCGGCGTGCGCGTGATCGATACCCCCGGTCACACGCTAGGCCATATGTCGGTGGTGATCGAATCCGGCGGCAAGCAGTTGATTGCCTTGGGCGACAGCATGAACCACGCGTGGATGAGCACCGCCCGTCCCGAATGGGTCAGCAATTTCGACATGGACGCAGACCTGACCGTATCAACACGCAAGCGCCTGCTGGACATGGCCGCGACGGACCGGATGGCGGTACTGGGCTATCACTTCCCCTTCCCCGGCGTCGGCCACATCGCGCGCGACGGCGACGCCTATCGCTTTGTACCGGCGCTCTGGCAGTGGTGA
- a CDS encoding peroxiredoxin, with amino-acid sequence MTISVGDTLPEATLARMGDSGPEQVALSELTKGRKVVIFGLPGAYTGTCTTAHVPSFIRTRAGFADKGVDEVICLSVNDPFVMGAWGEATGATDAGITMLGDPAAELTKAMGLAFTAPPAGLYDRSKRYAMMVEDGTVKVLHLEESPGVCETSGGEALLAAI; translated from the coding sequence ATGACGATTTCAGTAGGGGACACCCTGCCAGAGGCCACTCTGGCGCGTATGGGGGACAGTGGTCCCGAGCAGGTGGCGTTGAGCGAACTCACCAAGGGCCGCAAAGTGGTGATTTTTGGCCTGCCGGGGGCCTATACCGGAACCTGCACCACGGCCCATGTGCCCAGCTTTATCCGTACGCGCGCGGGATTTGCCGACAAGGGCGTTGATGAGGTCATTTGCCTGTCGGTGAACGACCCTTTTGTGATGGGCGCATGGGGCGAGGCGACGGGCGCCACGGATGCGGGGATCACCATGTTGGGCGATCCGGCAGCCGAGTTGACCAAGGCGATGGGCCTAGCGTTCACGGCACCGCCAGCCGGGCTGTATGACCGGTCCAAGCGGTATGCCATGATGGTCGAGGATGGCACGGTGAAGGTGCTGCATCTGGAGGAAAGCCCGGGTGTGTGCGAAACCTCGGGCGGTGAGGCGCTGCTGGCCGCGATCTAA
- a CDS encoding TRAP transporter substrate-binding protein, whose protein sequence is MNIPFRTVALALTASLLASAANAQDVTLRFQHFVSPNSANPKHFIEPWAEKIEADSDGRIKVEIYPFMQLGGSAPDQFDLIQDGVIDGGWVIPGYQAGRFPEAEVLELPFMVTKSAEEASIAAWHYTQKYLADDFENVHLIAAHMHGRGLVHKKGPAVETVEDFGGLKLRGPSRPATLLLEKLGAEPVGLPVPAFPDALAKGVVDGGVITWEMSPSLKLDELTDSHTDVAGAHSLYNLYFIWAMNKDVYEGLPDDLRAVIDANSGLMASAWAGRAHDTGDAEGKLVMEAAGNQIATLSDAETDRIKALGEEVIAEWIAEKAEKGLSAAALVEDARAMVAAAQADGS, encoded by the coding sequence ATGAACATTCCCTTTCGCACTGTCGCGCTGGCCCTGACCGCCAGCCTGCTGGCAAGCGCCGCCAACGCGCAGGACGTCACCCTGCGCTTTCAGCATTTTGTTTCGCCAAACTCTGCGAACCCCAAACATTTCATCGAACCATGGGCAGAAAAGATCGAGGCGGACTCGGATGGTCGCATCAAGGTTGAGATCTATCCCTTTATGCAGTTGGGCGGCAGCGCGCCGGATCAGTTCGACCTGATTCAGGATGGCGTGATCGACGGCGGCTGGGTGATCCCCGGATATCAGGCAGGCCGCTTTCCAGAGGCGGAGGTGCTGGAGCTGCCGTTTATGGTGACAAAATCCGCCGAAGAGGCGTCGATCGCCGCGTGGCATTATACCCAGAAATACCTCGCCGATGATTTCGAGAACGTGCACCTGATCGCGGCGCACATGCACGGGCGCGGATTGGTCCACAAGAAAGGTCCGGCGGTTGAGACGGTTGAGGATTTCGGCGGGCTCAAGCTGCGTGGCCCGTCGCGGCCCGCCACGCTGTTGCTAGAGAAACTGGGCGCAGAGCCGGTTGGTCTGCCGGTCCCGGCCTTTCCCGACGCGCTGGCCAAAGGTGTGGTCGATGGCGGCGTGATCACTTGGGAAATGTCGCCCTCGCTCAAGCTGGATGAGTTGACCGACAGCCATACGGATGTCGCAGGCGCACATTCGCTTTATAACCTCTATTTCATCTGGGCGATGAACAAGGACGTCTATGAGGGCTTGCCCGACGACCTGCGCGCGGTGATTGATGCGAACTCTGGCCTGATGGCTTCGGCCTGGGCGGGGCGGGCGCATGACACTGGCGACGCCGAGGGCAAGCTGGTGATGGAGGCCGCAGGCAACCAGATCGCCACGCTGTCCGATGCGGAAACCGACCGGATCAAGGCGCTGGGCGAAGAGGTGATTGCTGAGTGGATCGCCGAGAAAGCGGAGAAGGGTCTGTCCGCCGCTGCGTTGGTTGAGGATGCCCGCGCGATGGTGGCCGCCGCTCAGGCGGACGGTTCCTGA
- the map gene encoding type I methionyl aminopeptidase produces MKDKAGHRLTRDGIRIHSPADFAGMHKAGRLAAQLLDEVAELVFPGQTTGAIDAFIERRVTEEGATSATIGYKGYQHATCISVNHVVCHGIPGDKKLKDGDILNIDVTVIVDGWFGDTSRMYVAGKLSRKTERLIQVTHDSLMKGIEAVKPGNTFGDIGFAIQSFVEANRMSVVRDFCGHGLGTVFHAPPNVLHYGREGTGPVLEEGMFFTIEPMVNLGRPETKVLADDWTAVTRDKSLSAQFEHSVGVTADGVEIFTLSPAGTFHPTY; encoded by the coding sequence GTGAAAGACAAGGCTGGACATCGATTGACCCGCGACGGCATCCGCATCCACTCGCCCGCAGATTTTGCGGGCATGCACAAGGCGGGCCGCCTTGCCGCGCAACTGCTGGACGAGGTGGCAGAGCTTGTCTTCCCGGGTCAGACCACTGGTGCGATTGATGCCTTTATCGAACGCCGCGTGACCGAAGAGGGGGCCACATCGGCCACCATCGGCTACAAGGGCTATCAGCACGCCACCTGTATCAGCGTCAATCACGTCGTGTGCCACGGCATCCCCGGCGACAAAAAGCTGAAGGATGGTGATATCCTGAACATCGACGTCACGGTGATTGTCGATGGCTGGTTTGGCGATACCTCACGGATGTATGTGGCAGGCAAGCTGAGCCGAAAGACAGAGCGCCTGATCCAGGTTACCCACGATTCGCTGATGAAGGGGATCGAGGCGGTGAAGCCGGGCAATACCTTTGGCGACATCGGATTTGCGATCCAGAGCTTTGTCGAGGCGAACCGCATGTCGGTCGTGCGCGATTTCTGCGGTCACGGGCTGGGCACGGTGTTTCACGCGCCGCCCAACGTGCTGCACTATGGCCGCGAAGGCACCGGGCCGGTGCTGGAAGAGGGCATGTTCTTTACCATCGAGCCGATGGTGAATCTTGGCCGTCCGGAAACCAAGGTGCTGGCCGATGATTGGACGGCGGTGACGCGGGACAAATCCCTTTCAGCGCAGTTCGAACATTCCGTTGGCGTGACGGCGGATGGCGTTGAGATCTTTACGCTGTCGCCTGCGGGGACATTCCACCCTACGTACTAG